One window of Anaerolineales bacterium genomic DNA carries:
- the radC gene encoding DNA repair protein RadC, which yields MTEPNPKPTYRIADLHQADRPRERLAMLGPQALTNAELLAILLRVGVQGENAVDVGQRLLQNFGGLRGLHRAPFKELMDQHGMGEAKASQIKAAIELGRRLTFEAPEEKLAINSPADAAALVQYEMSALEQEHLRVILLDRRNRVLAIVEVYKGSVNSSQVRVGELFKEAIRTNASAVIVTHNHPSGDPTPSPDDVAVTRAIVQAGKLLDIDVLDHLVIGQGKWVSLKERGLGFT from the coding sequence ATGACCGAACCCAATCCGAAACCGACCTATCGAATCGCAGACCTGCACCAGGCGGATCGCCCGCGCGAACGGCTGGCGATGCTCGGTCCGCAGGCATTGACGAACGCCGAATTATTGGCGATCCTTTTACGAGTTGGCGTTCAAGGCGAGAACGCCGTGGATGTGGGGCAGCGTCTTTTGCAAAACTTCGGCGGCTTGCGCGGACTGCACCGCGCGCCGTTCAAGGAATTGATGGACCAGCACGGAATGGGGGAAGCCAAAGCGTCGCAGATCAAAGCCGCCATCGAATTGGGCAGGCGGCTGACCTTCGAAGCACCGGAGGAGAAACTAGCCATCAACAGCCCGGCGGACGCAGCGGCGCTTGTGCAGTATGAAATGTCCGCATTGGAGCAGGAGCATTTGCGCGTGATCCTTTTGGACCGGCGCAATCGTGTGCTTGCCATCGTGGAAGTCTATAAAGGTTCGGTCAATTCGTCGCAGGTGCGTGTTGGGGAATTGTTCAAGGAGGCGATCCGCACAAATGCATCGGCAGTCATCGTCACGCATAACCATCCCAGCGGCGACCCGACTCCCAGCCCCGACGATGTGGCTGTCACGCGCGCCATCGTCCAGGCGGGGAAACTTCTGGATATCGACGTACTCGATCATTTGGTTATCGGTCAGGGGAAATGGGTATCTTTGAAGGAAAGAGGGTTGGGGTTTACATAG
- a CDS encoding diguanylate cyclase, with the protein MEVLKTFTNPYSPYLLASTLVASIMAVITWRRRSAPGALPLFLMLITTILWSGAGVLINEAVNSESRYYWFNFLLFGSLMGTPAFWAFGVQYTGRDHWLTRRNILLVSIIPILSVLLGWTARYHDLFYKVFDFGTRLPNGQWNLVPGIMYWVYVAYSYSVMIFTVGILAQAFSQSAGEYRSQAGVILAGTLIPFIGNIVYTFLLGMGNGGIDPTPLLFTVMGVFYAYGLFRHRLFDMAPIARHMLIETMQDGVILIDARNRVVDVNPSALRWLGWNQHSPIGRDMEEILGDWYNQITIFPTNLYIETEVHTTDKPERYFDLRVEPLTDKKQMMTGRLIVFRDITRQKMAEKAFRDAHDRMRLHLKEIELLQEELREQSIRDPLTGLFNRRYLEETFERELARAIREETTLSVCMADIDNFKSFNDRHGHKAGDLVLKTLAEIFTTHSRAADVVCRYGGEEFLILMPGADLDTTARRAEDWRSIFEQSRIEFDGEILSTTLSLGVAVFPHQGRTSDEVIKLADEALYLSKHGGKNKVSMARPWANNPM; encoded by the coding sequence GTGGAAGTCTTAAAGACCTTCACCAACCCCTACTCGCCCTACCTCCTGGCATCCACGTTGGTCGCATCGATCATGGCAGTGATCACCTGGCGCCGCCGGTCAGCGCCGGGGGCATTACCTCTTTTCCTCATGCTGATAACGACAATCCTTTGGTCAGGCGCGGGCGTCCTGATCAATGAAGCCGTGAATTCGGAAAGCCGATACTACTGGTTTAATTTCCTCCTTTTTGGTTCGTTGATGGGAACCCCCGCTTTTTGGGCGTTCGGCGTGCAATACACCGGCCGCGATCACTGGCTTACCCGGCGCAACATCCTGCTTGTTAGCATTATTCCAATCCTCTCCGTGCTGCTCGGTTGGACGGCGAGATACCACGACCTGTTCTACAAGGTCTTCGATTTCGGGACCCGGCTTCCGAACGGACAATGGAATCTCGTCCCGGGTATCATGTATTGGGTTTATGTCGCCTACTCCTATTCGGTTATGATCTTCACGGTCGGAATTCTCGCGCAGGCTTTTTCCCAATCGGCAGGAGAATATCGGTCGCAGGCTGGTGTGATACTGGCTGGCACGTTGATACCATTCATCGGGAACATCGTTTACACATTCCTTCTCGGCATGGGAAACGGCGGGATCGACCCCACACCTCTCCTTTTCACTGTGATGGGGGTCTTTTACGCCTATGGATTGTTTCGACACCGCTTGTTCGACATGGCGCCAATTGCCCGCCACATGCTGATCGAAACCATGCAGGATGGTGTCATCTTGATCGATGCGCGAAACCGCGTGGTGGATGTCAACCCCTCCGCCTTGCGCTGGCTCGGATGGAATCAGCACTCGCCGATCGGCAGGGATATGGAGGAAATTCTCGGCGACTGGTACAACCAGATCACCATCTTCCCCACGAATCTGTATATAGAAACGGAAGTGCATACCACCGACAAGCCCGAAAGGTATTTCGACCTGCGGGTGGAACCCCTCACCGACAAAAAGCAAATGATGACAGGGCGGCTGATCGTCTTCCGCGACATCACCAGGCAAAAAATGGCTGAAAAAGCCTTTCGCGACGCACACGACCGCATGAGGCTTCATCTGAAGGAGATCGAGTTGCTCCAGGAGGAACTGCGCGAACAATCCATCCGAGATCCGCTCACAGGGCTCTTCAACCGCCGATACCTTGAGGAAACCTTCGAACGGGAACTTGCCCGCGCAATTCGCGAAGAGACCACGCTCAGCGTCTGCATGGCAGACATCGATAACTTCAAATCCTTCAATGACCGGCACGGGCACAAGGCGGGGGACCTGGTCTTAAAAACGCTTGCAGAGATATTTACCACGCATTCCCGCGCCGCGGACGTGGTCTGCCGTTATGGAGGCGAGGAATTCCTGATCCTCATGCCGGGCGCGGACCTGGATACCACCGCCCGCCGCGCCGAAGACTGGCGCAGTATATTCGAACAGTCGAGGATCGAGTTCGATGGCGAAATATTATCCACCACGCTCTCATTAGGCGTGGCGGTCTTCCCGCATCAGGGACGCACAAGCGATGAAGTGATTAAACTTGCCGATGAGGCTCTTTACCTTTCCAAGCATGGGGGAAAAAACAAGGTCAGCATGGCAAGACCCTGGGCCAATAACCCTATGTAA
- a CDS encoding uracil-DNA glycosylase — translation MAQPGLFDSPRFNSLDEVLEALRSLNNDPLANAGTNIVISRGNPNAKLLLVGEAPGPQENIKGKPFVGPAGQLLDKILQAANFDPETDIYITNSVFRMPPGDDGKSFRKPNDKEIEFYRPFVFEIIRLMNPLVILLTGNVACQSVLQKTGITTLRGRWTEMDGRWLMPIFHPSYLLRNQSREPGSPKSLMWEDIREVRRKYEELLVT, via the coding sequence ATGGCTCAACCCGGTCTGTTCGATTCCCCCCGATTCAATTCACTGGATGAAGTTCTCGAAGCGCTTCGCTCTTTGAACAACGATCCGCTGGCGAACGCAGGCACGAACATCGTCATCAGCCGCGGAAACCCGAACGCAAAACTTCTGCTCGTCGGCGAGGCGCCGGGACCGCAGGAAAACATCAAGGGCAAACCATTCGTCGGTCCCGCCGGTCAACTGCTGGATAAGATCCTGCAAGCCGCGAACTTCGACCCCGAAACCGATATCTACATCACCAACTCGGTATTTCGCATGCCGCCGGGGGATGATGGAAAATCCTTTCGCAAACCCAACGACAAGGAGATCGAGTTCTATCGCCCATTCGTCTTCGAGATCATCCGCCTCATGAACCCACTGGTGATCCTGTTAACGGGTAATGTCGCCTGTCAGTCTGTGTTACAAAAAACAGGCATCACCACCCTGCGCGGCAGGTGGACCGAGATGGACGGGCGCTGGCTGATGCCCATCTTTCACCCTTCCTACCTTCTCCGCAATCAATCCCGCGAGCCTGGTTCGCCCAAATCCCTGATGTGGGAGGACATCCGCGAGGTGAGAAGGAAGTACGAAGAATTGTTGGTAACGTAA
- a CDS encoding HU family DNA-binding protein: MSVKFNVVERGKPGDPAAPKKYYPSIQSSGRVTLRQLSQSVAQMSTISSADTLAVLEALLTVIPQELSRGNIVELGDFGNFWLRTDTEGAETAEEVRASQITGVLPRFNAGKEFKKVLDAIEFVKTAEPPANPD; this comes from the coding sequence ATGAGCGTCAAATTCAATGTTGTGGAACGCGGCAAGCCCGGCGACCCAGCCGCGCCGAAGAAATACTACCCTTCCATTCAATCGAGCGGACGGGTGACCCTGCGCCAGTTGTCGCAGTCGGTGGCGCAGATGTCCACCATCTCCAGCGCCGATACGCTGGCGGTGCTGGAAGCGCTGTTGACCGTCATCCCGCAGGAACTTTCGCGGGGGAACATCGTGGAGCTGGGCGATTTCGGCAATTTCTGGCTGAGGACGGACACCGAAGGCGCGGAAACCGCCGAAGAGGTGCGCGCCAGCCAGATCACGGGCGTCCTGCCGCGCTTCAACGCCGGTAAGGAATTCAAGAAGGTGCTGGATGCCATCGAGTTCGTGAAGACGGCGGAACCGCCCGCCAACCCTGACTAA
- a CDS encoding cytosolic protein: MKQLNPNDVVEFVENNIGTFHKRRADNLQKLKLSQVLERKNPYLFKAKNISSAQDFVKLLLEAHLSSQEEAIFGEFLEELAIFICNKVFNGRKSSAEGIDLEFERENILYIVSIKSGPNWGNSSQIKKMIDNFKKAQRILRTSNSDPRSILAVNGCCYGRDNQPDKGDYFKLCGQEFWEFISGNNNLYTEIVEPLGYKAKERNEKFSEEYGRILNLFTNQFFQDYCTNGKIDWNKLVKYNSGKKDK, translated from the coding sequence ATGAAACAACTAAACCCAAACGACGTAGTTGAGTTTGTAGAAAATAATATTGGCACATTTCACAAACGGCGAGCAGATAATTTACAAAAGTTAAAACTTTCTCAAGTTTTAGAACGGAAAAATCCATATCTATTTAAGGCAAAAAATATATCGTCTGCCCAAGATTTTGTTAAATTATTGCTTGAAGCCCACTTATCCTCCCAAGAAGAAGCAATTTTCGGAGAGTTTCTTGAAGAATTGGCTATTTTCATCTGTAACAAGGTCTTTAATGGCAGAAAATCTTCAGCAGAAGGAATTGATCTTGAGTTTGAGCGCGAAAATATCCTCTATATTGTCTCAATTAAGTCTGGTCCTAATTGGGGTAATAGTAGCCAGATAAAGAAAATGATCGACAACTTTAAGAAAGCCCAACGAATTTTGAGAACTAGCAATTCCGATCCTAGAAGTATTCTTGCAGTAAATGGGTGTTGCTACGGCAGAGATAACCAACCGGATAAAGGAGATTACTTTAAATTATGTGGACAGGAATTTTGGGAATTTATTTCAGGAAACAATAACTTGTATACAGAAATTGTAGAGCCCCTTGGTTATAAAGCTAAAGAAAGAAATGAAAAATTTTCAGAAGAATACGGAAGAATATTAAATCTTTTCACAAATCAATTTTTTCAGGATTACTGTACTAACGGGAAAATTGATTGGAACAAATTAGTAAAATACAATTCTGGGAAGAAAGACAAATAA
- a CDS encoding acylphosphatase: MPPDPNEIVRAHVWVKGRVQGVGFRAHVEYYARQIGVTGWVRNVGYDTVEAVAEGRRADVERFLEAVKEGPRMSRVDESRIEWEEMVGNSFTDFRVMRST; this comes from the coding sequence ATGCCCCCCGATCCAAATGAAATTGTGCGAGCGCATGTCTGGGTGAAGGGCCGCGTACAGGGGGTTGGCTTTCGCGCTCATGTGGAATATTATGCGCGTCAGATCGGGGTGACCGGCTGGGTGCGCAATGTCGGCTACGATACCGTGGAAGCCGTCGCCGAGGGGCGGCGCGCAGATGTCGAGCGGTTTCTCGAGGCGGTAAAGGAAGGTCCGCGAATGTCGCGGGTCGATGAATCAAGAATCGAGTGGGAAGAGATGGTCGGAAACTCGTTCACTGATTTTCGGGTTATGAGGAGCACATAG
- a CDS encoding AEC family transporter translates to MSIAELFSTFANNLLPILLIAAAGFILGKTLTVDSRTIGRIVFYIFSPLLVFNLMITSQLNLSQAFNTVGYTTAVIAVMGTMAFILGKLFKLQRAHLLAVILTVAFGNTGNYGLPLVKFAFGDEALAVASIFYVTTTILFNTVGVVIASLGHLDLKSAILGVFRLPILYAVAVALLIKGTGVEIPLPIARTIEIAANGAIPAMIILLGLELTRIEWSHSLRAVGLGVATKLLLGPLVGLVLAAWFGLQGHPRQGNVIESAMPAAVATTVVATEYKLEPSLVTAIVFLGTVLSPLTLTPLIVYLAGN, encoded by the coding sequence ATGTCCATTGCCGAACTCTTCAGTACCTTCGCCAATAACCTCCTGCCCATCCTGCTCATCGCGGCGGCTGGATTTATTCTAGGCAAAACCCTCACCGTCGATTCGCGCACCATCGGCAGGATTGTCTTCTATATTTTCAGTCCCCTGCTGGTCTTCAATCTAATGATCACGAGCCAGTTGAATCTGAGCCAGGCCTTCAATACGGTCGGATACACAACGGCCGTCATTGCGGTCATGGGAACGATGGCTTTCATCCTCGGGAAACTTTTCAAACTCCAGCGCGCCCATCTGCTTGCGGTCATTCTCACAGTGGCATTCGGCAATACGGGCAATTATGGATTGCCGCTGGTCAAATTCGCGTTTGGCGATGAAGCATTGGCGGTCGCGTCCATTTTCTATGTCACCACCACCATCCTCTTCAACACGGTCGGCGTCGTCATCGCATCTCTTGGCCATTTGGACTTGAAATCCGCTATACTGGGGGTGTTCCGCCTCCCGATCCTTTACGCGGTGGCGGTCGCCCTGCTCATCAAAGGCACGGGCGTGGAGATTCCCCTGCCCATTGCCCGCACCATTGAGATCGCCGCCAATGGAGCCATTCCCGCCATGATCATCCTGCTCGGCTTGGAATTGACCCGCATCGAATGGTCGCACAGCCTGCGCGCTGTAGGTCTGGGCGTTGCCACAAAACTATTGCTGGGTCCTTTGGTTGGACTTGTTCTTGCAGCCTGGTTCGGATTGCAGGGTCACCCGCGGCAGGGAAACGTCATCGAATCGGCCATGCCGGCTGCGGTGGCGACCACCGTTGTGGCGACGGAATATAAACTGGAGCCTTCACTTGTCACCGCCATCGTGTTTTTGGGGACCGTCCTCAGCCCGTTGACGCTGACTCCGTTGATCGTTTACCTTGCGGGAAATTGA
- the miaB gene encoding tRNA (N6-isopentenyl adenosine(37)-C2)-methylthiotransferase MiaB — protein MKYHIWTEGCQMNVADSQRVGSSLEHLGYTFTDMPEEADVIVLNTCVVRQSAEDKAIGRVSSFKKLKEKNPDLTINLMGCLVGVRGAEKLKAKLPYVDVFSPPSDPGPLISHLTQGEVQSLEDAETTRRFLMMDEDLKLPVAEQGKTVSVHVPIVYGCSHACTFCIIPYKRGVERSRPVGDIVSEVRSLAKQGVKEITLLGQIVDRYGKDIPDGPNLAALLRIVHDVEGIERIRFLTSHPNYFDDELIDTIAELPRVMPHIELPIQAGDDDILENMKRGYTQRDYRNLIEKIRGRIPHCSIATDIIVGFPGESEEQFMETYRLLSDLKLDVAHLARYSVREGTVAARRMEDNVSDEEKMRRFRMLEELQEGIVAEINRKYLGETVEVLFEDKVKNRWKGRTPTNKLVFIETDDDLRGRLLPVTVTWTGPWSMQAGLLKQPELISI, from the coding sequence ATGAAATACCACATCTGGACCGAAGGCTGTCAAATGAACGTCGCCGATTCACAGCGGGTCGGCTCGTCGTTGGAGCACCTCGGTTACACTTTTACCGACATGCCCGAAGAAGCAGACGTTATTGTTTTAAACACCTGCGTCGTGCGCCAATCCGCCGAGGACAAGGCGATTGGGCGCGTCAGCTCGTTCAAGAAACTCAAAGAGAAAAACCCGGACCTTACGATCAACCTGATGGGCTGTCTCGTCGGCGTGCGCGGCGCGGAAAAGCTCAAAGCCAAACTCCCCTACGTGGACGTGTTCTCACCGCCCTCCGACCCGGGTCCGTTGATCTCGCATCTCACGCAGGGCGAAGTGCAGTCACTCGAAGATGCCGAAACAACCCGTCGTTTCCTGATGATGGATGAAGACCTCAAACTGCCGGTTGCCGAGCAAGGCAAGACCGTCAGTGTGCATGTGCCCATCGTCTATGGCTGCTCGCACGCCTGTACCTTCTGTATCATCCCCTACAAGCGAGGCGTGGAACGCTCGCGCCCGGTTGGCGATATCGTCAGTGAAGTTCGTTCACTGGCAAAGCAGGGCGTGAAGGAAATTACTTTGCTCGGTCAGATCGTAGACCGTTACGGCAAAGATATCCCCGATGGACCCAACCTTGCCGCCCTGCTGCGCATTGTCCATGACGTGGAAGGCATCGAGCGCATCCGATTCCTAACCTCGCACCCCAACTACTTCGACGATGAACTCATCGATACCATCGCCGAGCTGCCGCGCGTCATGCCGCACATCGAGTTACCCATTCAAGCGGGCGATGACGATATTCTCGAAAACATGAAACGCGGATACACCCAAAGGGATTACCGCAACTTGATCGAAAAGATCCGCGGCCGCATCCCTCATTGTTCCATCGCGACGGACATCATCGTCGGATTCCCCGGCGAGAGCGAGGAACAATTCATGGAAACTTACCGCCTCCTGTCGGACCTCAAGCTGGATGTTGCCCATTTAGCCCGCTACTCCGTCCGCGAAGGGACCGTCGCCGCACGCCGCATGGAGGATAACGTCAGCGACGAGGAAAAGATGCGCCGCTTCCGCATGTTGGAGGAATTGCAGGAGGGAATCGTCGCGGAGATCAACAGGAAATATCTCGGCGAGACCGTAGAAGTATTGTTTGAAGATAAGGTCAAGAACCGCTGGAAAGGCCGCACCCCCACCAACAAACTGGTCTTTATCGAAACGGACGACGATCTACGCGGCAGACTTTTGCCCGTCACCGTCACCTGGACGGGACCGTGGTCGATGCAGGCAGGTCTGCTGAAACAACCTGAATTGATCTCAATATAA
- a CDS encoding site-specific DNA-methyltransferase has protein sequence MKQIESRLILGDCRKELVNLKDNSIDLIFTSPPYADSRVHTYGGVNPDKYVDWFLPISKELLRVLKPDGTFVLNIKEKVANGERHTYVIELILEMRKQGWLWTEEFIWHKKNSYPGKWPNRFRDSWERLLQFNKTRKFNMHQEEVMVPMGDWANRRLKNLSDTDKVRDPSRVGSGFAKNISNWIGREMAYPTNVLHMATETRNKNHSAVFPEDLPEWFIKLFTKQGDWVLDPFMGSGTTIRVAQRMKRNGIGIEILPEYFNLTQQAISEQTRSNKNNQLTLLDKKGKYETTKPKRRS, from the coding sequence ATGAAACAAATCGAATCCCGCCTCATCCTTGGTGATTGTCGAAAAGAATTAGTAAATCTCAAAGATAATTCCATTGATTTAATTTTCACCTCCCCTCCATACGCCGATAGCCGAGTTCATACTTATGGAGGCGTCAACCCAGATAAATACGTAGACTGGTTTCTTCCCATTTCTAAAGAATTACTCAGAGTTCTAAAGCCAGATGGAACCTTTGTATTAAATATCAAAGAAAAAGTAGCAAATGGAGAACGCCATACTTATGTTATTGAGTTAATACTTGAAATGCGTAAGCAGGGATGGCTTTGGACAGAAGAATTCATTTGGCACAAAAAAAATTCCTATCCAGGAAAGTGGCCTAATCGTTTTAGGGATTCGTGGGAACGTTTGCTCCAATTCAATAAGACACGAAAATTCAATATGCACCAAGAAGAAGTTATGGTACCAATGGGAGATTGGGCAAATAGACGGCTAAAGAACTTAAGCGATACAGATAAAGTGCGCGACCCTTCCCGGGTGGGCAGTGGATTTGCAAAAAACATATCAAACTGGATTGGTCGTGAAATGGCATATCCAACGAATGTTCTTCACATGGCAACTGAAACAAGAAACAAAAACCACAGTGCTGTGTTTCCTGAGGATCTACCCGAATGGTTCATCAAACTTTTCACAAAACAAGGAGATTGGGTTCTCGATCCCTTTATGGGCTCTGGAACAACGATTCGAGTAGCCCAAAGAATGAAAAGAAACGGCATAGGAATCGAAATTTTGCCAGAATATTTCAATTTGACTCAACAAGCGATTTCTGAACAAACAAGGTCAAACAAAAACAATCAGCTTACATTATTAGATAAGAAGGGAAAATATGAAACAACTAAACCCAAACGACGTAGTTGA